DNA sequence from the Paenibacillus azoreducens genome:
CGCTCCCGGAAGGACCCATAATGCCTACGAATTCTCCCTGTTCAATATTGAAATGGATATCGGTTAAGGCTTGGGTGTTTACTTTTCCCGGATAGACCTTGCTTAAGGCTTTTACCTGCAGCAGTTCCATAAACATTCATCCCTTTCATATCGTTTGGCAGCGGCTCCTCTGCTTGGAAGAGCCTGATATCAATCTACCAAACCCGAAAAAACCGAGCCATCGAATTGAATTAACGTTTCCTTACAGCCGGGATAAGGTTATGTTCGTATGCGGAGCAGCACTTAACGCGCGAACAGCCCAGAATTTGTTGGCATCACTCAGTATAAGTTGAACCAATGATGATTTTGCACGGATGAAGGCAGCCGAGTGGAAATGTTCTTTTTGAATCGCTGCTGCCTCCCTGTCTTTTTTAGTTCAACTTAAGTGTTGCTAGCAGACATTACGAACAGGATGATGTCGAAAAACAAATCTTACCAATGTGCCTTGTCCCTGCACCGATTCAATCATTACTTCATGCTCTAGACGAGAGCAAATCTCTCGAACGAGATAAAGCCCCATGCCTGTGGATTCCTGGTATTGCCGTCCCCGTTCCCCCGTGAAGTAGGGCTGGAAAACCCGTTTTAGATCTTCTTTGCTGATGCCGATGCCCTGATCCCGAATGTCCAATATGATCTGTTGGCCTGATGTTTCAGCCATGATGGATACAGTTTGTCCCTTGCCGGCGGAATAGTTGACGGCATTAATCAATATTTGATTAAGCATGAACCGCAGCCATTTGGCATCCGAATACACCGCTATCTCTTCTCCGATCCGGATATCCGGCTGAATCCCTTTGCGTATAAAAAGCCGGCGGTTTTCCGTTACCGCGCCTTTGACGGCCTGCAGCAGCGGGATGCGCTCGATCCGGAAATCTTCCTCAAACCGGTCCAAACGGGAGGTGTACAGAATCATCTCCAACCCTTTGCGCAAGCGTTCAATCTCCTCCTGGATGCTGTCAGCCGCAGCGGATTGATCGATGTCGCGCAGGGTCAGCTGCATAACGGATAACGGGGTTTTCATCTGATGCACCCAACGGTTGATAAATGTGATATGCCGATCCATGCCGGTCGCATGCAAATTCAGCTTGTCCTGGTAATAACGGTCGTACACGCGCAGAAGTTCCTGAACCGCTGCTGGCATAGGCGCGCCGCCCAGCGGTTCCAGCGGCAGTTCCATATCCGCAGCAATATTCCTTATGTTACTTAAATGAGCATAAAGCTTGCGGAATTGAATAAACCGGATAACAAGGTAAATGGCTAGTATGACGCTGCTGAGCAAAACGCCATAAGCGATGATGCGCAGCGGCCTGTTTTCGCCGGATAGCCAGTACAGCAGCGGGATCAGCAGCATTTGCGACAAATAGCAGACAAGAAGGGGGATCTGATCTTTCCAGAACAGTTTCATACGTTATCCCCACCGTCTGAGCGAAGCCGGTATCCCGCCCCCCGGACCGTTTCCACCATCCCATCCGCTCCCAGTGCCTTAAGTTTTTTCCGCACGCGGGTAATATACACATTCAGCGTATTATCATCGATAAACTGCTCGTCGCTCCACATCAGGTCCAGAAGCTGCTCCCTGCTGACCACACGGCCATTACGGTCCATCAGCGCCTCCAAAAGCAGCGACTCCTTTTGCGAAAGCTCCGCTGCCTTTCCCGCGAACTGCATGACATATCGTTCCGGGTAAAGTTTGAGCTCGCCCGCATCCATCGTTCGTTCTTCCAGGGACTGGGCATAAGAGCCGGATGCGCGGCGCAAGTTGCTGCGGATTTTGGCCACAACCACCTCATAATGAAAAGGCTTGGTGATATAGTCATCCGCGCCGTTTTCCAGTGCCATCACCTGATCCATTTCATTCTCGCGCGCAGATATGAACAGGATCGGGCAGAGCGAGAACTTACGGATCTGCCTGCACCAGTAGAAGCCATCAAATTTGGGGAGGTTGACGTCAAGCAGCACCAGATCCGGTTGGCATGCCTCAAACGTCTCCATTACACGATTGAAATCTTCCACCGCAATCGTAAGAAAATCATATTTTGTTAGATATTCGCTTAGCAGTCCGGCCAATTTCCGGTCATCTTCAATAATTAGGATGGTTTGTTGCAAAATGATCACCCATTCTTCTGGATCAACATGTAATTAGTACTTGAAAAGAAGCGAAGTAGCGGAGGGGACGGAATCGATCTGAAGAAGCGATAGCGTTCGCCTTTGTCTCCGAATTTCTACCTTTCTGAAAAATATAATCATAGAAATTTGGAGACAACAGCGATCGGAAGAACGATCCGGAGCCGCAGCGGTCAACTCGCATCATATCAAGCACTATTTCAGTATTGTCTCATTCTAATTCCAAATTTTGTACTTTAATATCTTATCATGAAAACCTTGAAATACTACGGTTTGTATTGACTTCGAAAAACAAGGTATGATATATAAAAATAAGAATTAGCACTCATGATGATAGAGTGCTAACATATCGTTTGAGCTGAAAGGAGCCTGACGCATGGTTAAAAAAGAGTTTAAAGCTGAATCGAAACGATTGCTGGAAATGATGATTAATTCGATTTATACGCAAAAGGAAATCTTTTTAAGAGAACTGATCTCCAACTCCAGCGACGCGATTGACAAGATTTATTATAAAGCGCTCACCGACGACCAACTCGTATTTAATAAAGACGACTATTATATCCGCATCACCGCCGATAAAGACAATCGCACATTGACCATCTCGGATACGGGGATCGGCATGACGCAAGAAGAGCTCGAAAACAACCTGGGCATTATCGCGAAGAGCGGATCGCTTGCATTCAAAACTGAAAATGAAGCAAAAGACGGCCATAACATCATCGGCCAGTTCGGAGTAGGGTTTTATTCCGCGTTTATGGTTGCCGACAACGTGACGGTCATCAGTAAAGCGCTCGGCAGCGACCAGGCTTACCGTTGGGAGTCCGAAGGCACGGACGGATACATGATTGAACCATGCGAAAAGGAAACAGTCGGAACGGACATTATTCTTAAAATCAAAGAAAATACGGAAGATGACCGATACGATGAGTTTCTTGAGGAATACAGGCTGCAAAGCATTATCAAGAAGTATTCCGATTTCATCCGTTACCCGATCAAAATGGAAGTGAGCGGACATCGTCCGAAGGAAGGCAGCGAAGGGGAATTCGAGGAATATAAGGAAGAGAAGACCGTCAACAGCATGGTGCCGATCTGGCGCAAAAACAAAAGCGAGCTGACGCAGGAGGATTACGAGAACTTCTATGCCGAAAAACGGTACGGGTTCGACAAGCCGCTTACTTATGTCCATGTCAAAGCCGATGGGGCCGTCGTATATAATGCGATCCTGTTTATACCGGAGAGTACGCCATTCGATTACTATACAAAAGAGTACGAAAAAGGTCTTGAGCTGTATTCGAATGGCGTGCTCATTATGGATAAATGCGGGGATCTGCTGCCGGATTATTTCAGTTTCGTTAAAGGGATGGTCGATTCCGAGGATCTGTCCTTGAACATCTCCCGCGAAATGCTTCAGCATGACCGCCAATTGACGCTGATCGCGAAAAACATCAAAAGCAAAATCAAAAGCCAGCTTCTATCTCTGCTCAAAGACGATCGCGAGAAATACGAAACCTTCTACAAGGCATTCGGCAGACAGCTTAAATTCGGCGTATACAACGATTACGGCATGAACAAGGACATGTTGTCCGACCTGCTGCTGTTTACGTCCTCGCATGAGAAAAAGCTGGTAACCCTCGATGAATATGTGTCGAGGATGCCTGAGGATCAAAAATATATCTATTACGCTACCGGAACTTCCGTGGAGCGCATCGAGAAGCTGCCGCAAACCGAACTTGTCCTTGATAAAGGTTATGAAATTCTGTACTTTACCGATGACATTGACGAATTTGCGATCAAGATGTTGACGAATTTCAAGGAGAAGGAATTCAAATCCGTATCCAGCGGAGATCTCGGCATTGAGTCCGAAGCGGACGAAGCCGCAGCCAAAGCCGAGGCGGAAGAGAATAAAGAGCTGTTCGAAGCGATGAAGGATCTGCTTTCCGGCAAGGTGAAGGACGTGAAGGCTTCCAAACGGCTGAAATCTCATCCGGTTTGTTTGTCCGCTGAAGGCGAGCTTTCGATCGAGATGGAAAAGGTGCTGAATGCGATGCCGAGCAGCGAGGGCATTAAAGCCGACAAGATTCTGGAGATCAATGTGCAGCATGACGTGTTCCAATCGCTGAAAGCTTCTTTCGAACAAGACCGGGAGAAGCTGGCATTGTACACGAACCTGCTCTATAACCAGGCGCTGCTGATTGAAGGGCTTCCGATTCAGGATCCGGTTGATTTTACGAACGATATCTGTAAAATCATGGTGTAGTCTTATTTTTATAACAGGCCTTATGCTCCCGGCCTTCCGTGAAAGGACGGGGGCATGTACATATTTTTGATTCCATAAAATGCAAAATTATCCATATTAAAATACGTGTTCAAGAAGGTCGGTTTTCAGCACCGAGAAGGTTGAAAGAAGCTAGGGACGAAAGGAGCGGAGCGTACGTTTAGGTACGTGAGCACCGGAAGGCCCGGCTGAATTCAAGATTCGATGTCGAACCAGCTTCCTGATTCACTTCGTGTTAGATATAGAATTTATACGTTATCTAGCTACGATTCTATATCGCATGAAAACCTACCGTTGAATCGCGGTCGCTCATCCTAGGATTGACCTCGATTGGTTTTCTTATCAAAAGCGGACTTTTTGATAACCTCTAGAAGATGATTTTGCCGGAATAGTGTATAATGTGTAAAGGTGTGGCCAAAATGCCGCACATGCTTATCAATGTGGAAGAGGTGTAAATGTTGGAAGACCCTAGGTTACAAATGGAAGAACGCAATATACAGCACGCCATCATTGGAGACGTGATGACCCGTTTGCCGGAAATTCTGCAAAGCTTGACCAAATCAAGACTCTCTTCGCTTGCTACCGTCAATCAAATTTCCGGACGTTCCAAGATGAAGAAGGAAGAGCTTGCGGATGCTCTTTCAGCATATTTGACCGATCCCGAACAGTTGAAGTCCATTGTTCTTGTTACGGATGCGGACGAATGGGCTCTTCTGGAGAAGCTTGTTAAAGAAACTTCCATTCAGGATAATGAATTGCCTTTTGGACAATATTCCTATTTTCTGGAGCGCGGGCTGGTATTCAGCTTTTTTAGCGAAGGCAAGCTGCATGTACTGATGCCGGATGAAATCAAATCCGCCGTGTCCGGAATCGATTTGTCCCAACTGAAAGAAGAGCAGGGCTCCAAGCAGGGAGCTTATGAATATATTGCCGCTGCAGCTCACTTGTATGGTGTCATCAAGCTGGACAAGCTTGTTCATATATTCAACTCGCAAAACAGCGAGCCGATCACGACGGAAGAGCTTGCGAAATATGCGGGCGAGATGATGGAACGCGGACAAAATATCGTTCTCGATGATGACGTTCTTTTTAACGGTTTTTTGGCAAACGGCGCAGAGAAAGCCAAGCTGGCTGAACTCATTGAAGGGCTGGACGGCAAGTCGCTCTATGTTCCGGAGAAAGAAGAGCTTCTCCGCTATGCGGACATGGGCTACTTCGAAATGACGCCGCAGCTTGAGGAGCTTCAGAATTTTGTGCTGAACAATATGTGCAAGGATAAAGACCGCGTAGAAAACCTGATTGACGATATCCAATTAGGCTGCGTGCGCAAGTCTTCCATGCAGGATTTGATCGATGAGTTTAACCGGCACAAGATTCCTTTCAAAACGCCGGTGCATGCTCAGCGCGTGCTTTCCCTTTTGACGGAAGTTTATAACAACACGAGAATGTGGGGAAGCGGCGGATATACGCTGGTGGAACTGAGCGCCATGAATGAAATCGATCCGCAAAAAGGTCTGGTAAGACTGGTGGATGAAAGCGAAAACGTTCTTCCTAAAGTCGGAAGAAATGAGCCTTGTCCATGCGGAAGCGGATTGAAATACAAGAAATGCCATGGCAAGTAAGACCAATCCATAAATTGCATTTGTACATTGTTCATATGTAAAAGCCTTGACTAGGATTTAATCAGCACCCTGCAGTATGCGGACCCCTAAGTGTGGTCCGATGCTGCAGGGTGTTTTTATATGGCCATCTAACATTTTCACCCCATATTTCTAACAAAAAGACACCTTGGTGAGGAACGGTCCTGTTTTTCCAACAAAATGGCCGCCACCCGAAAAACAACTGACCGTTCCTGCTTTCCCGGATCGAGAGTACAATGAAAGCGTATTATTCCCCTTGATGAAGGAGAGCAGCCTATGAAATTCGATCTGAGCATTGTACCTTTCAGCCGGAGAGAGACCTTTCTCGCGGTGTCGCTCCTGCCTGAAGGAAAAAATAGACAAGAAGGCCTTTACCTTCGGACGGTCCGCGGCGGGGACGACAAGTTCGGAGAAGCATTCCGCATCGAACTGCTGGATTCGCACGGTACGCTGATCCTGTTCACGCCGGAGGCGTCACCTGAGGCAGTCAGGCTTAAGTCGCCCGCATCCGCCATCTTCGCGGAAATCTGCATTTCGGACAGCCGTACGGTCCGCTTCCGTTCGAAAGGCTGCGGCATCCGGCTGACCTTCATGCCGGCCGCTTACGATTATGCGTACGAAGTAAGCGAAGACAGCTGGGAGATGAACAGTTTTACCCATGAATGCCGCTTTATGCTGACACGACTGCTGGGTGGCATGAAGATGGAGGTACCATGGGACAAAATTAAAAGCTCGCGCGTCGTCGCCGAGTTCAATCCCGATCCGGACACGAATACCGCGGAGTTTGCCGTGGAGGAGTTTCGGACGGTATGGGAGCCGCGGGCTGCCTGGGAAACCTTTGACGAAGCCGTTCAGTCGGCGAAAGCGGATTTTGCTGCTTGGCTGGAGCGCAGCTTGTCCGTTCCCGAACGCTATAAGGAGGGACGGGAATTGGCGGCTTATATTACATGGTCCTGTCTCGTTCCGGCGGAAGGCTGCCTGACCAGGCCAGCCATGTATATGTCGAAGAACTGGATGACGAATATTTGGAGCTGGGATCACTGCTTTAATGCGATGGCCTTGGTACGGCATGACCCGAAACTCGCCTGGGACCAGTTCATGATCTTTTTCGACCGGCAGGATGAGAGCGGCCTTATCCCTGATTTTGTCAACGACAAATACGAGCTGTGGAACTGCAACAAACCGCCGATTCACGGCTGGACGCTCGCCTGGATGATGCAGCGGACCGATTACATCAGGGAAACCCAACTGCGTGAGGTATACGGCCCGCTGTCCAAATGGACGAGATGGTGGTTCCGGTACCGCGACGGGGACGGAGACGGCATTCCGCAATATAACCACGGCAATGATTCGGGCTGGGATAACAGCACGGCGTTTAATAACGGAATCCCGATCGAAAGTCCGGATTTGGCCGCTTTCCTGATCATCCAGTCCGAACTGCTTGCCGAAATCGCCGGTTTGCTTGGATTCGCGGAGGAATCCTCGGCCTGGAGGCGCCTCGCTGAGGATACGCTGACAAAAATGATCGCCCATTTTTGGCGGGACGGCAAATTCATTTCCTGCCGCTCAGGCACGCATGAGCCGTCCGATGGCGACAGCCTGCTGCTGTTCATGCCGATCCTGCTCGGCAAACGGCTGCCTGATGAGATCCGCGCCGCGCTTCTTGCGGGACTGCGGGATGAAAACCGGTTCCTGACGGCAAACGGCTGGGCGACCGAAAGCGTAAGCAGTCCATACTATACGTCGGACGGATATTGGCGCGGTCCGATATGGGCTCCTTCGACGATGCTGCTGGTGGAAGGCGCGGCTGCAGCCGGCGATCTCGAGCTCGCGCGCGAAGTATCGCGCCGCTTCTGCAGCATGCTGAACCGCAGCGGCATGGCGGAAAATTTCGATGCCTTGACCGGCGAAGGCCTCCGTGACAGAGCATTTACATGGACGTCAAGCGTATTTCTTATTCTGGGGCATGAGTATACAACCTAAAACGCGGAAACCGCACTTCCCCTGCTTTTTTTGAAAAGCGTCAAGGGGAAGTGCTTTTCCCGTTTCTTTGAAGATTATAGAATCCATAAGTCTCAGCAGAGCTTATAGATTCTATTATCGCAAGAAAAACATCCGCTTAACGCGGTCTGTCTTCTTTTAAAGTACGTCGATAGACGTTTTTCTTAAGATTATAGAATTTATAAATTTTCTTGCTACGCTGAACAATTCTATAATCGCAAGAAAAACATCCGCTTAACGCGGTCTGTCTTCTTTGAAAGTACGTCGATAGACGGTTTTCTTAAGATTATAGAATTTATAAATTTTCTTGCTACGCTGAACAATTCTATAATCGCAAGAAAAACATCCGCTTAACGCGGTCTGTCTTCCTAGAAAGTACGTCGATAGACGTTTTTCTTATCGGCTTCCGATAAAGGTTCACCCTCCTATTTCACAATGGGTATGGGTAAAAATTCGCAATGTTGTAAGCGGTACCATCCAAATAATGTGTTTTCATCTATTCAAGGCCCGTCCGTGCTAAAATGCATATATACGCAACCGCATGTGGGGTGAACAATGTATGAAATTCCAGTGGCTTCAGCAGTTTTATCGCCGCATTTTCTCCGGTTCTTATCGAAGCATCCGGACCAAACTGTTGTTTTCTTTTCTCGTTGTAACCCTTATTCCGCTGCTCTCCCTTGGGGCGGCATCTTATTATCAATCGGCTAAAACCATTAATTCGCAGTTCGGCAAATACGGTGAAAATGCCGTGGCCCAACTGGATCAGCAAACCAATTCGGCTCTCAGCCGGATGAAGCAGATGAGCGAAACGATCTATTCGTATTTGCTGGATCCGGCCCATAACGATCTGGGAAATCGTGTACCTGTTACCTACAATGAAATTATCGAAAAAAACGATTTTGAGGCTTTGCTTAAATCCATGCGCACCGAACAGACCGCAGGAATCTACATTATTACCCCTTCCGGTTATTATTACGGGGAGAACAATCTGGATATCGCGAAGCTGGATAGCATTCCCTCCTGGAAAATGAAGCCGGCTTCATGGGAGGGGACGTATTGGCTCGGATTTTATCGGCAGGATCATGCGATGCGCAGCGACAGCAATATCGGCCAGCCGGTTCTCGGGCTTGCGGTGCCGATTCACAATTCGCACGGGCCTCAGGATGGCAGCATCATTTTGATCGAAGAAAAAGCCGGCGATTTGCTGCATATGTTCCGGATGTTTGAAGAAGACACCAATGCCCGATTGTTGATTAAGGCACCTGATGGAAGAGTCATTTATAAAAGCGATCTTGCATTTACGCCCAAAGACAGCGATATTGTGTGGGACCGGACGCTCGGCGTCAGTCAGTGGACCTTGGAAGCAAGGCTTCCGGCCAAAGAATTTTACCGGCCGTCGGGAATCATACGGTCCAATACGATTGTGGTGGCCTTCATTTCATGTTTGTTCGCTTTTGGCCTTGCTTATATTTTTTCTTCGCATTTTACGGCCCGAATCCGCTCGCTGAAGGACTCCATGCAAAAGGTCAGCTTCGGCAAGCTGGACACCCGGATGCCGATTGAAGGCGGGGATGAACTCGGAAGCCTTGATATGAGCTTTAACCGGATGGTAAGCAGGGTGCAGACGTTGATCCGGGAAGTGGAGCTAAGCGAGCGGCTGAAAAAAGAAGCCGAACTCAAGGCTTTCCATTACCAGATTAACCCGCATTTGCTGTTTAACACGTTGAATTCGATCCAGTGGAAGGCCCGGCTTGAAGGGGCCGAGGACATCCGCCAAATGCTGTATCATCTGACAATGGTGCTGGAGGGCAATCTCGATATTTCGCAGGAACTCATTTCTCTCGGCAGGGAGCTGCGCATGATTGAGCATTTCTTGAAGATCCAGGAGATCAGATATGGTCCCGTTTTCCGCTATGAACTGCACTGCGGGGAAGCGCTGAAAGAGTATCTGATTCCGCGGATGACGCTGCAGCCATTGTTCGAAAATATATTTTTTCACGGCTTCACCGACGGCATCGGCGTTATTGAGCTGGATATCCGCGAGGATCAGGAAGAACTTCTGCTTACTTTGAGGGATGACGGTTCAGGCATTTCGGAGGAAAAGCTGCAGCGATTGTTTGTCCCGGGTCCAAAGCGCAGCGGGCGCGGAGGGCTGGGCGTCCAGAACGCAGACCAGAAGTTTAAGCTGCATTTCGGCCCGCAGTATGGGCTTACGGTACATTCGACAAAGGGTGAGGGCACAACCATTTTCATCCGTTGGCCCAAAAAGGAGGAGCGCTTCCGATGAATACAGCAAAGAAAATCAAAGTGTTGATCGTTGATGATGAAAGCATTGTACGCAAGGGACTGCGTTCAACCGTATCTTGGGAGAAGTTCGGCATGGAGGTTGTCGCCGATGCGCCTAACGGCCTCAAAGCCTGGGAGGCTTTTCTCGAACACCGTCCCGAAGTGGTCATAACGGATATTGTCATGCCGGAAATGGACGGGATTGAGTTGTCCCGCAAGGTGAAAGAGGCGGCCAAGGATACCAAGATCATTTTGCTCAGCTGTCACCGGGATTTCGAATATGCGCAGCAGGGAATCCGCCTCGGAGCTTCGGGTTATCTGCTGAAAACAGCTTTTGAAGACGAAGAGCTGGAGGAAATGCTCGGAAAGTTCGAACGGGAACTGACGGCACCGGTTTCCGCGGCTCCCCAGGATGGAGAAAGACTCGAAACGCTGCTTTTTGCCTGGCTTAATGGGCATAACGACAAGTTTGCTTCAGAGTTCGCCCAGCTTCATAAAGACCAGTGGCATTATGGCGGGCAGCCTCTGCATATCTACCTGATCCGAACGGCTGAATGCGATTTATCCTGGGGCGAGCTTGTGAGGGCAGCCGCTCAAAACGAGCGCTCTATCACCGAAGGGTCTCTCATTCCTTATGGGGAAGAATACTGCTATTGGGTTGTGCCCGATACGCTGCGCGAAGCGGCCGACGGCCTGCTTGTCGAGTGCAAAAGCAAATGCGGCAAGCTGCAGTGGAGCCGCCGCGGTTCTTTAATGCACAGCGATGATTTGAAAGAGGCGTTCCAGGCGCTGCATAAAGAAGCGGAGTTGGAACGAATCTATGGAGTGTCGGGAGAGGACTGGCCCGAGCCGATTTGGAAAGCGGTCCACCTGCTTCATGCGAATCCTGCAGCCGACTGGTCGGCAAGCGATTTGGCGGAAGAGGTCGGCCTCAGCCGCAGCCACTTCTCCATTTTGTTCAAGAAGGCGGTTGGCGACAGCTTTATTGCGTTCCAATACAAGCGGAAGCTGCGTCTGGCATCCGGGCTGCTGCGAGACACGGCGCTAACGATGCAGGAGATAGCCGAGCGGACAGGGCTTGGCGACAGCAAATATTTCAGTAAATGGTTCAAGCGTTGTACCGGACAGACGCCTAGCCATTACCGATCAGAGCAACAAAAGGGGGACGTATCCCGAACAAATTGACACCCCCCTGCCAAATTCGAACAAAATCACAACAACATTCGAATAGATGAACGTTTTGAACCGCTTTCATAAGAGTTACGATGAAAGCGGTTCAATTATTACTACACCTCATTTAACAGGGGAGCTGACAATATGAAAAAGAGAATTTCACTCATTGTCCTTGCAGCAACGATGATGGCATCCGTACTGTCCGCTTGCGGCGGCAGCGGCGGAGATAGCGGAGCAAGCCAGGGAGACGGTGGATCAAACCAGAAGACGCTTCGCTTTGCAACCTGGGACACGGGAGACACGCTCAAGATCGAACAGGATATTGCCAAGAAATTTGAAGCAGAGCACCCCGGTACGAAGGTACAGGTGGAGGCTTACGCAGACGGGTTTGACCAGAAGCTGGCTGCCGGTTTTGGGGCCGCGAATCCGCCGGATGTGATGTACATGTGGGACTTCCCGACCTATCATCAATCGCTGGAACCGCTAGACAACTATGCAAATAAGGATCAGGATCTCAAAATAGATGATTTTTACAAAGGATTGTTTAACTACGGCAAAATCGACGGAAAGCTATACGGCATTCCGGCCGGTTTTACGACACGCGTCGTTTACTATAACAAAAAGATGTTTGATGCGGCGGGCGTTCCTTATCCTAAAGACGGATGGACCTGGGACCAATTCCAGGAAATCGCCCAAAAGCTGAGCGACAAATCCAAGAAGCAATACGGCTTTGGAGTTCGGGCCGAAAACGACACCTATGACCTGCAAGGACTTGTATGGAGCAACGGCGGCTCTTTTATTTCTCCTGACGGCAAAACGATCGACGGCTACATGAACAGCAAGGAAACGGCTGAAGCGATCCAAATGTTCGGGGATATGGTGAAAAACGGTTCCGCGGTTCTGACAGGCGGAAAAGGGCAGCAGAGCGGGGACGACATTTTCAAAGCCGGCAAAATCGCCATGTGGGAAAGCGGCATCTGGCCGCTCGAATCATTTAGAAAAGCGGGAATCGACGTCGGCACCGTGGAAATGCCTGCCTTCCAGGGCAAACCGGTGAAGGGCGTGCTGGCCGAGTCGGCGCTGTCCATTGCCAAAGATTCCAAGCAAAAAGATCTCGCATGGGAGTTCATCAAATTTTATGTATCCGACGCATCGATTAAAATGCGCGTAGCCGACCTGCCCGTCCGCCAAAGCGTCGTCACCGAGCTGAAAAAGGACCAGGATCCGCTCTACAAGCCTTACTACACGATGCTTGAACGTTCGGACAACACGCCTGCCTTCCTGCTGAATCCGAAATGGAACGAAGTGAACCGCCAGCTGTCCGCAGCGGTCGAATCGGTCATGCACGGCGGCAATGCCCAAGAGGTACTGAACCAGGCCGTCAAGGATAGCGAAAGGTATCTGAAATAAACACGTACAGTCCGAGTTGAAAAAGTTAACATCCTTTTGTAGAAAGAAGGTTAGGAGATGGCTCAAACCTACCTGCAGCATACACGGGAACAGTCAGCCGCCCTTAAGCCCTCGAGAAAACGCAGATGGGGCGGGGCTGCTCCCTACCTCTTCATCTTTCCTTGGATCTTCGGGTTTATCGTTTTCACGTTAGGGCCGCTGCTGTTCTCTCTGATCATTTCGTTTTTTGATTGGCCGATTGTCGGCAAGGTCACGTTTATCGGTGTGGATAATTATGTTCAGATGTTTACGAATGATCCGATGTTCTGGAAATCCCTTTTCGTTACCTTGAAATTTGCAGCTTTGTTCGTTCCGCTCAATATTATCATCGCGCTGGGACTCGCCATGCTCCTGAATCAAAAAGTACGCGGGAGCGCGATATTCCGCACCGCCTTCTATTTGCCTTCGGTCATCTCGGGCGTAGCGCTCGCCATGATCTGGTCTTGGGTATACAGCGGGGATTACGGGATTCTGAATTACTTCCTGTCGCTCTTTGGCATCCAAGGTCCCGATTGGCTGAATGATACGAAATGGTCGCTTGTGGCGATGGTGGTCGCGAGCCTGTGGGGCCAAGGTTCGATGATGCTGATTTTTTTGGCGGGGCTCAAAGGCATTCCAAAGGATTTGTACGAATCGGCTTCCATCGACGGCGCGGGTAAGATCCGCCAATTCTTCAGCGTGACG
Encoded proteins:
- a CDS encoding ABC transporter substrate-binding protein, which produces MKKRISLIVLAATMMASVLSACGGSGGDSGASQGDGGSNQKTLRFATWDTGDTLKIEQDIAKKFEAEHPGTKVQVEAYADGFDQKLAAGFGAANPPDVMYMWDFPTYHQSLEPLDNYANKDQDLKIDDFYKGLFNYGKIDGKLYGIPAGFTTRVVYYNKKMFDAAGVPYPKDGWTWDQFQEIAQKLSDKSKKQYGFGVRAENDTYDLQGLVWSNGGSFISPDGKTIDGYMNSKETAEAIQMFGDMVKNGSAVLTGGKGQQSGDDIFKAGKIAMWESGIWPLESFRKAGIDVGTVEMPAFQGKPVKGVLAESALSIAKDSKQKDLAWEFIKFYVSDASIKMRVADLPVRQSVVTELKKDQDPLYKPYYTMLERSDNTPAFLLNPKWNEVNRQLSAAVESVMHGGNAQEVLNQAVKDSERYLK
- a CDS encoding carbohydrate ABC transporter permease; translated protein: MAQTYLQHTREQSAALKPSRKRRWGGAAPYLFIFPWIFGFIVFTLGPLLFSLIISFFDWPIVGKVTFIGVDNYVQMFTNDPMFWKSLFVTLKFAALFVPLNIIIALGLAMLLNQKVRGSAIFRTAFYLPSVISGVALAMIWSWVYSGDYGILNYFLSLFGIQGPDWLNDTKWSLVAMVVASLWGQGSMMLIFLAGLKGIPKDLYESASIDGAGKIRQFFSVTIPMITPTILFNLITSIIAAFQQLTLALLLTGGGPLKSTYFYAMYMYENAFKYFKMGYSAANAWFMFLIVLVLTFLVFKSSEAWVFYEGEMKKNSQKKLKAGKGGQTG
- a CDS encoding cache domain-containing sensor histidine kinase; amino-acid sequence: MKFQWLQQFYRRIFSGSYRSIRTKLLFSFLVVTLIPLLSLGAASYYQSAKTINSQFGKYGENAVAQLDQQTNSALSRMKQMSETIYSYLLDPAHNDLGNRVPVTYNEIIEKNDFEALLKSMRTEQTAGIYIITPSGYYYGENNLDIAKLDSIPSWKMKPASWEGTYWLGFYRQDHAMRSDSNIGQPVLGLAVPIHNSHGPQDGSIILIEEKAGDLLHMFRMFEEDTNARLLIKAPDGRVIYKSDLAFTPKDSDIVWDRTLGVSQWTLEARLPAKEFYRPSGIIRSNTIVVAFISCLFAFGLAYIFSSHFTARIRSLKDSMQKVSFGKLDTRMPIEGGDELGSLDMSFNRMVSRVQTLIREVELSERLKKEAELKAFHYQINPHLLFNTLNSIQWKARLEGAEDIRQMLYHLTMVLEGNLDISQELISLGRELRMIEHFLKIQEIRYGPVFRYELHCGEALKEYLIPRMTLQPLFENIFFHGFTDGIGVIELDIREDQEELLLTLRDDGSGISEEKLQRLFVPGPKRSGRGGLGVQNADQKFKLHFGPQYGLTVHSTKGEGTTIFIRWPKKEERFR
- a CDS encoding response regulator transcription factor; its protein translation is MNTAKKIKVLIVDDESIVRKGLRSTVSWEKFGMEVVADAPNGLKAWEAFLEHRPEVVITDIVMPEMDGIELSRKVKEAAKDTKIILLSCHRDFEYAQQGIRLGASGYLLKTAFEDEELEEMLGKFERELTAPVSAAPQDGERLETLLFAWLNGHNDKFASEFAQLHKDQWHYGGQPLHIYLIRTAECDLSWGELVRAAAQNERSITEGSLIPYGEEYCYWVVPDTLREAADGLLVECKSKCGKLQWSRRGSLMHSDDLKEAFQALHKEAELERIYGVSGEDWPEPIWKAVHLLHANPAADWSASDLAEEVGLSRSHFSILFKKAVGDSFIAFQYKRKLRLASGLLRDTALTMQEIAERTGLGDSKYFSKWFKRCTGQTPSHYRSEQQKGDVSRTN